In Methylotenera sp. L2L1, the following proteins share a genomic window:
- a CDS encoding ATPase — MKIGLTEHAQQEQQERRKTLVPMQPRTIDETGLSFQFIVELLTKALFLRGQMRLMDLVFYAKLPVAVLEPLLAFMRTERMCEAVRSSEAETAIAYNLTELGRLRAEDYLRKNQYVGPAPVSLSSYIKQVRQQSVTNMHVTREQLAHVFDGLVIKERILKQFGAAMNSGRAIFVYGPAGSGKTFIAEHLAGLLSGDVAIPHAIVVDNEVIQVFDPLSHRQSLPEDDVGGLSLDRRTQSDQRWVTCHRPVIKTGGELTLSMLDLDFDESARFYQAPPQVKANNGLLIIDDLGRQLTPAIDIMNRWIVPLDRHVDYLALHTGKKFMLPFDVIVVFSTNLAPSKLADEAFLRRLGYKIYVGPLSEDEYRVIAKQVCDEINIPFSEEGFNYLLHEHHYKTGRPLSACIPRDILEQLRDIARYENQPATMSKDLLDWAWNNYFAHD, encoded by the coding sequence ATGAAAATAGGCCTCACAGAACATGCGCAGCAAGAGCAGCAAGAACGGCGTAAAACCTTAGTTCCGATGCAGCCGCGCACTATTGATGAAACTGGGCTTAGTTTTCAATTTATTGTAGAGCTTTTGACAAAAGCTTTATTTTTACGTGGCCAGATGCGTTTAATGGATCTGGTTTTTTACGCCAAATTACCCGTTGCAGTACTTGAGCCATTGCTTGCATTTATGCGGACAGAACGCATGTGCGAGGCTGTGCGTAGCAGTGAAGCGGAAACAGCGATTGCTTATAACCTCACTGAATTGGGACGGTTACGGGCAGAGGATTATCTACGTAAAAATCAATATGTGGGTCCTGCACCCGTCAGTTTATCTTCTTATATCAAACAGGTTCGACAGCAGTCCGTCACTAACATGCATGTGACACGTGAACAGTTGGCTCATGTGTTTGATGGTTTAGTCATTAAAGAGCGCATTCTTAAACAATTTGGCGCAGCCATGAACTCTGGCCGCGCGATATTTGTATATGGGCCCGCTGGTAGCGGTAAAACGTTTATTGCAGAACATTTGGCTGGCTTGTTATCAGGAGATGTTGCGATTCCACATGCAATTGTGGTGGATAACGAAGTGATTCAGGTATTTGATCCGCTTAGTCATCGTCAATCTTTACCAGAAGATGATGTTGGCGGCCTCAGCCTAGACAGAAGAACGCAGTCAGACCAGCGCTGGGTGACATGTCACCGGCCTGTGATTAAAACTGGTGGCGAGTTAACGCTTTCCATGTTGGATTTAGATTTTGATGAGAGCGCTCGCTTTTATCAGGCTCCCCCTCAAGTAAAGGCCAATAATGGCTTGTTAATTATTGATGATTTGGGTCGTCAGTTGACGCCAGCCATCGATATTATGAATCGTTGGATTGTGCCGCTAGATCGTCATGTAGATTATTTAGCGTTACATACCGGCAAAAAGTTCATGTTGCCCTTTGATGTGATTGTGGTGTTCTCCACTAATTTAGCCCCTAGCAAACTGGCAGATGAGGCGTTTTTACGTCGTCTTGGTTACAAAATTTATGTTGGGCCATTAAGCGAGGATGAATATCGCGTGATTGCTAAACAGGTTTGCGATGAGATTAATATTCCATTTAGCGAAGAGGGGTTTAATTACCTTTTGCATGAGCATCATTACAAGACAGGTAGGCCATTATCTGCCTGTATCCCTAGAGATATATTGGAGCAATTAAGAGATATAGCACGTTATGAGAATCAGCCGGCAACCATGAGTAAAGATTTGCTGGATTGGGCATGGAATAACTATTTTGCCCACGATTAA
- the cpaB gene encoding Flp pilus assembly protein CpaB — MKNPRAFLMIVVSVGIGLGAVVLASRWISQQTATMASSKVVVAAIDIDLGTPLTPQMLKLADWPRGSVPAGATEDMKTLDTRVVKTSLLRGEPVLESKLAPLGATGGLSAVIAQGNRAMTVRVNDVVGVAGFALPGNYVDIVVNTEDETVKAENVNKSISKIVLEHIMVLAVAQEQNRDETKPKVVNAVTLEVTPDQAEKLDLARSVGTLSLVLRNQIDTSVVTTEGSTKKDLLNRVEQPMVALQQPQVKTVVKKVSVRKVSAVRKPSFEQVEVVRGATKTVEEFKPAAE, encoded by the coding sequence ATGAAAAATCCAAGAGCATTTTTAATGATTGTGGTTTCAGTCGGTATAGGGTTAGGTGCTGTTGTATTGGCCTCACGCTGGATCTCTCAACAAACGGCTACGATGGCCTCTAGTAAAGTGGTTGTGGCAGCCATTGATATTGATTTAGGTACGCCACTTACACCGCAAATGCTTAAGTTGGCTGATTGGCCAAGAGGAAGCGTGCCTGCAGGTGCGACTGAAGATATGAAAACTTTAGATACGAGGGTAGTGAAAACTAGTTTGTTACGAGGTGAGCCTGTGCTGGAGTCTAAATTGGCACCGCTTGGCGCAACCGGTGGTTTGTCTGCAGTGATTGCGCAGGGTAATCGCGCCATGACTGTTAGGGTGAATGATGTGGTGGGTGTGGCTGGTTTTGCTTTACCCGGTAATTATGTCGATATTGTAGTGAATACCGAGGATGAAACAGTCAAGGCTGAGAATGTGAACAAGAGCATTTCAAAAATTGTACTTGAGCACATTATGGTGTTGGCTGTGGCACAAGAGCAAAACCGAGACGAGACTAAACCTAAAGTGGTGAATGCAGTGACACTTGAGGTGACACCAGATCAAGCAGAAAAGCTAGACCTTGCACGCAGTGTTGGCACTTTGTCATTGGTGTTGCGTAACCAGATTGATACCAGTGTGGTGACTACCGAAGGATCAACCAAGAAAGACCTGCTTAATCGTGTAGAGCAACCGATGGTGGCGCTACAACAACCTCAGGTTAAAACGGTTGTGAAGAAAGTGTCTGTACGTAAAGTGTCTGCAGTAAGAAAACCATCTTTTGAACAGGTTGAGGTAGTACGTGGTGCAACCAAGACGGTTGAGGAGTTTAAACCTGCTGCTGAGTAA
- a CDS encoding type II and III secretion system protein family protein — MSNLLAAMLGMTLLSMAPVYAAEPQVGMQNILVAAVTPKKAVRPVPSSTEIVPSVELSLGQSHLVRLPAGVNLQRVKVDDEKVVQVDVTSPREVVLHAKSIGSTMVIILDKSGQSVVMDVRVVAVTTAMDAVSLQAKLQQIMPNEKGIKVSTASDSLVLSGTVADAVKVDRAMALAEAYGGKDKDKKVINMLQVAAPQQVMLEVKMAEVSKNLLDKLGASFGASRSNGGVAYAIASGFLSLTGADPLSPGGLLTITHGSKAIKIDAENKDGVVKILAEPNIIAISGQEGSFLAGGKIFIPVPQNNAGGGASVLTLEERDFGVGLKFTPTVLEEGMINLRVAPEVSELNQGGTTVGGSVFPSFTVRRVSTTVQLRDGQSFAIAGLIKNNVTENIRRFPILGEIPILGALFRSSSFQEDKTELLFVVTPRLVKPLPPNYALPTDSFNPPSKTEFFLNGKLEGKPAEPDNGSPASDSSATDSPAQSAPAPQPNTAVPAPSGAQDGFEVK, encoded by the coding sequence GTGAGTAATCTTTTGGCTGCCATGTTAGGAATGACGTTGCTTTCAATGGCACCAGTATATGCAGCGGAACCTCAAGTAGGTATGCAAAATATTTTGGTAGCCGCGGTAACACCCAAGAAAGCAGTTCGGCCTGTGCCATCTTCTACAGAGATTGTGCCTAGCGTTGAGCTCTCTCTCGGGCAATCGCATTTAGTGAGATTGCCTGCCGGTGTCAATCTGCAACGGGTAAAAGTGGACGACGAAAAAGTGGTTCAAGTAGATGTTACTAGCCCGCGAGAGGTGGTGTTACATGCTAAATCCATCGGCTCTACCATGGTGATTATTTTAGATAAATCAGGCCAGTCTGTGGTGATGGATGTAAGGGTCGTTGCTGTTACTACCGCAATGGATGCTGTTTCCTTACAGGCTAAATTACAGCAAATCATGCCGAATGAAAAAGGCATTAAAGTTAGTACAGCGTCAGATTCTTTGGTGCTTAGTGGCACGGTGGCAGATGCTGTGAAAGTAGATAGAGCCATGGCGCTGGCAGAGGCTTATGGTGGTAAAGATAAGGATAAAAAAGTTATTAACATGCTACAGGTAGCAGCACCACAACAGGTGATGCTTGAAGTGAAAATGGCTGAAGTATCAAAAAACCTGTTAGATAAGCTGGGAGCATCATTTGGAGCCTCTCGTAGTAATGGCGGTGTTGCTTATGCTATTGCTTCTGGATTTTTAAGCCTGACTGGGGCTGATCCATTATCTCCAGGTGGTTTGTTAACAATTACGCACGGTAGTAAGGCAATTAAAATCGATGCCGAGAACAAAGATGGTGTGGTTAAGATTTTAGCTGAGCCTAATATTATTGCCATCAGTGGGCAAGAAGGTAGCTTTTTGGCGGGCGGTAAAATTTTCATCCCTGTACCACAAAATAATGCAGGTGGTGGTGCTTCTGTACTTACCTTGGAAGAGCGTGATTTTGGTGTTGGCCTCAAATTTACCCCGACAGTGTTAGAAGAGGGAATGATCAACTTAAGGGTAGCACCGGAAGTTTCAGAGCTTAATCAAGGCGGTACGACAGTGGGTGGTAGTGTGTTTCCATCATTTACCGTTAGGCGTGTTTCTACCACAGTGCAACTTCGTGATGGTCAAAGTTTTGCCATTGCTGGTTTGATCAAAAACAATGTGACAGAGAACATCCGTCGCTTCCCAATTTTAGGAGAGATTCCAATTCTTGGCGCGTTGTTCAGAAGCAGTTCTTTCCAAGAAGATAAAACTGAGTTGTTGTTTGTGGTGACACCTAGGTTGGTAAAACCATTACCACCTAACTATGCGTTGCCTACCGATAGCTTTAACCCACCAAGTAAAACAGAGTTTTTCTTGAATGGGAAGTTAGAAGGTAAACCTGCTGAACCTGACAATGGTAGCCCAGCATCAGATAGCTCAGCAACTGATAGCCCAGCACAAAGCGCACCTGCACCTCAGCCAAATACGGCAGTGCCAGCGCCAAGTGGGGCACAAGATGGCTTTGAAGTGAAATAA
- a CDS encoding pilus assembly protein TadG-related protein, giving the protein MSKHTKYSNRSIQKQQGAVAIIVAICLTLLVGMLGLVLDLGHLYVAKTELQNAADSASLSGAKELNGRVTGITSAVARAIEAAGKNNYDLNSNPVVINASNIWVGSCPSDGCMVPISSVTTDALAGDKTFVKVDTGLRSLNTWFIQVLPSIASTTQTFGMAVAGKYKVDITPVAICELPDPGTTHEFGYERGVSYKVSEANPIGPGTMFWIDPESNVPGVCPATSTNATLPYVCTGKTGFTPVAGGTVNTNTGISVPQLSALDSRFGDYTPQNNCDPATAPPDVNVKEYRYNNAGVGAPRDWMGTDPNKQTIQFVQRANVNNLCSQPSRPCMSKPYGLRTATDYGVLWSGFRRSGATVGQWPALYSGNTATSYPEPSPYSQGSGNFFTAPPVATQPGKAGRRVLNMVIVDCTTAGGVCRPAPVLAVGRFLMQRRSNVPGDRDIFVEFGGLLPTPLPTSDIKLYR; this is encoded by the coding sequence ATGAGCAAGCATACAAAATATAGCAACCGCAGCATACAGAAACAGCAGGGTGCGGTAGCGATTATTGTTGCAATATGCTTGACGTTGCTGGTGGGGATGCTTGGTTTGGTGTTGGATCTAGGGCATCTCTATGTTGCTAAAACTGAGTTACAAAATGCAGCAGACTCTGCTTCGCTCAGCGGTGCGAAAGAGCTCAATGGCAGAGTTACTGGCATTACCAGTGCGGTGGCTCGGGCGATTGAAGCTGCAGGTAAAAATAATTATGACTTAAATAGTAATCCCGTTGTGATTAATGCTAGCAATATATGGGTAGGTAGTTGCCCAAGTGATGGCTGTATGGTGCCAATTAGTTCGGTCACTACCGATGCCTTGGCGGGAGATAAGACTTTTGTCAAAGTAGACACAGGATTACGTAGCCTAAATACTTGGTTTATTCAGGTGTTGCCAAGCATTGCAAGCACCACGCAGACTTTTGGCATGGCGGTAGCAGGTAAATACAAAGTTGATATTACGCCAGTTGCTATCTGTGAGTTGCCAGACCCTGGCACAACGCATGAGTTTGGCTATGAGCGCGGTGTGTCGTATAAAGTGAGCGAGGCTAATCCTATTGGTCCTGGTACGATGTTTTGGATCGACCCTGAATCAAATGTCCCTGGGGTTTGCCCTGCAACCAGTACTAACGCCACACTTCCTTATGTATGCACTGGTAAAACTGGTTTTACACCAGTTGCAGGCGGTACGGTTAACACCAATACTGGGATATCTGTCCCGCAATTGTCTGCGCTTGATTCAAGGTTTGGTGACTATACGCCTCAAAACAATTGTGATCCAGCTACCGCACCACCTGATGTCAACGTCAAAGAGTATCGTTATAACAATGCAGGCGTTGGCGCACCTAGAGATTGGATGGGCACAGACCCTAATAAGCAAACTATTCAGTTTGTGCAGAGGGCTAATGTTAATAATTTGTGCTCACAACCAAGCCGCCCTTGTATGTCTAAGCCATATGGCTTAAGAACAGCAACAGATTATGGTGTGCTGTGGTCAGGTTTTCGCCGTTCAGGCGCCACAGTAGGGCAGTGGCCAGCCTTGTATAGCGGCAATACGGCTACGTCTTATCCAGAACCATCTCCATATTCCCAAGGAAGCGGAAACTTCTTTACAGCGCCGCCAGTGGCTACCCAACCAGGTAAAGCCGGGCGCAGAGTGCTCAATATGGTCATTGTTGATTGCACAACAGCGGGTGGTGTTTGCAGGCCAGCACCAGTGCTTGCTGTTGGTCGGTTCCTCATGCAAAGGAGATCTAATGTCCCAGGTGACCGAGATATTTTTGTAGAGTTTGGCGGTTTGTTACCAACGCCTTTACCAACCAGTGATATTAAGCTTTACCGATAA
- a CDS encoding TadE/TadG family type IV pilus assembly protein has product MKITQLNFNCSSWLPQQHGAAAIEFALLLVILLMFVAGIVEFGRAFWYYDALTKATRDGARYLSNTRVSALVAIDTTTKDKAKQMVVDAASLAQVPSFAASDVAVICEPNCDAPVYVTVAINAYPMTIGGWIPIFLPIGSTTWNATLSPSTAMRYMH; this is encoded by the coding sequence ATGAAAATCACTCAATTAAATTTTAACTGTAGTTCATGGCTGCCACAACAGCATGGTGCTGCTGCGATTGAGTTTGCCTTGTTATTGGTGATATTGCTGATGTTTGTGGCCGGTATTGTAGAGTTTGGTAGAGCTTTTTGGTACTACGATGCATTGACCAAAGCGACACGTGATGGTGCTAGATACCTTTCTAATACTAGAGTTAGTGCGTTAGTAGCAATCGATACTACAACAAAAGACAAAGCAAAACAGATGGTTGTTGATGCCGCATCGCTCGCACAAGTGCCTAGTTTTGCTGCGTCTGATGTTGCAGTGATTTGTGAGCCTAATTGCGATGCACCGGTGTATGTCACCGTAGCGATTAATGCGTATCCAATGACGATTGGTGGATGGATTCCAATTTTTCTGCCAATTGGGTCAACAACGTGGAACGCTACGCTATCACCTTCTACCGCGATGCGATACATGCATTGA
- a CDS encoding TadE/TadG family type IV pilus assembly protein, with the protein MMKIYSKHKPQQRGAAAVEFAIIALLLFTLLFGIIEFGRLFYLYNSVQEVTRHAAREAVVRWVDNSNTSPAKVMALFGGASLPAGAEITASNINIEYLTASGAVPSPFPASAADNIAACLSGPAGCIALVRVSIINASYVPMVGLFTFLAVPIPASTVTMPAESLGYTG; encoded by the coding sequence ATGATGAAAATCTACAGCAAGCATAAACCACAGCAACGAGGCGCTGCGGCGGTTGAGTTTGCGATTATTGCCTTACTGCTATTCACATTGCTGTTTGGCATTATTGAGTTTGGACGGTTGTTTTATCTTTATAACAGCGTTCAGGAAGTGACGCGTCACGCAGCGCGTGAAGCTGTGGTGAGATGGGTTGATAACTCTAACACTAGTCCTGCAAAAGTGATGGCACTTTTTGGTGGGGCAAGCTTGCCAGCAGGGGCTGAGATCACTGCAAGTAATATCAATATTGAATATTTGACTGCAAGTGGTGCGGTTCCTAGCCCATTTCCGGCAAGTGCGGCAGATAATATAGCCGCTTGTTTATCAGGACCAGCAGGTTGTATTGCACTGGTGCGGGTTTCTATTATTAATGCATCTTATGTGCCGATGGTTGGGTTGTTTACGTTTCTTGCGGTGCCGATTCCAGCATCAACAGTCACGATGCCAGCGGAGAGTTTGGGTTACACGGGTTAA
- a CDS encoding AAA family ATPase has protein sequence MKIIVISPNKVLREEIVHSLKSVDATRYSLVFDDGLNDLGHITEGQHPDMIIIDGLCVESGRLSILEHICLRYPDVSIIILSENASSEFLMAAMRSGVKDVLSLPLQAGDLQASVDRLDIKLKQAIPNHKKGKVIAFVGSKGGSGATFLACNLAYILAETSKAKVALLDLNLQFGDAVLFVNDHVPSNTLADVAKNIRRLDASLLSSSMVNILPNFSVLAAPEDAESAQDVKPEHIDALLKLTTSQYDFVVMDIGRTLNATGVKALDHADIIFIVLQETLPFIRDSKRLLHAFHSLGYAKEKVKIVLNRHEKGGDIRLTDVEIALGMKVFKTIPNSYQAVSASVNQGVPIMEIAKNDAVTKALQEVAQDLVEVSKTKKSGWLDSLLHHASLF, from the coding sequence ATGAAAATAATCGTGATTTCGCCTAACAAGGTGCTTAGAGAAGAAATTGTACATAGTCTAAAAAGCGTAGATGCGACTAGGTATTCGTTAGTCTTTGATGACGGGTTAAATGATCTGGGGCATATCACAGAGGGGCAGCATCCAGACATGATAATCATTGATGGACTCTGTGTAGAGAGTGGAAGGCTCAGTATTTTAGAGCATATTTGCCTTAGGTATCCAGATGTGTCCATTATCATTTTGTCTGAAAACGCATCGTCAGAGTTTTTGATGGCGGCAATGCGTAGCGGTGTGAAAGATGTGTTGAGTTTGCCGCTACAGGCAGGCGATTTACAAGCATCCGTGGATCGCCTTGATATTAAGCTAAAACAAGCCATACCAAATCACAAAAAAGGCAAGGTCATCGCGTTTGTTGGTAGTAAGGGTGGTAGTGGTGCTACTTTCTTGGCATGTAATCTAGCCTACATATTGGCGGAAACTAGCAAAGCTAAGGTAGCGTTGTTAGATTTGAATTTACAGTTTGGCGATGCTGTACTGTTTGTCAACGACCATGTGCCATCTAATACCTTAGCCGATGTAGCCAAGAATATCAGACGGTTAGATGCGTCATTATTAAGTTCTTCGATGGTGAATATCTTACCTAACTTTAGTGTACTGGCTGCGCCAGAAGACGCAGAGTCAGCTCAGGATGTTAAGCCTGAGCATATCGATGCACTACTTAAATTGACAACATCCCAATATGACTTTGTGGTAATGGATATTGGTAGAACCCTCAATGCGACAGGCGTTAAGGCGCTTGATCATGCAGATATTATCTTTATCGTGTTACAGGAAACACTGCCATTTATACGTGATTCAAAACGTTTATTACATGCTTTTCACTCATTAGGATACGCAAAAGAAAAAGTGAAGATAGTGCTTAATCGACATGAAAAAGGTGGGGATATTCGATTAACCGATGTGGAAATTGCATTAGGCATGAAGGTGTTTAAAACCATCCCTAACAGTTATCAAGCGGTTTCTGCTTCCGTTAACCAAGGTGTTCCCATCATGGAAATCGCTAAAAATGATGCAGTGACTAAGGCCTTACAGGAGGTTGCACAAGATTTAGTAGAAGTATCAAAAACTAAGAAATCTGGCTGGTTAGATAGCTTGTTACATCATGCATCGTTATTTTGA
- a CDS encoding CpaF family protein → MSLRDRLEDVKKDAVQELQSNQTDVVMGNKVYQELRSRIHRKLLDRVDLAMMENMAPVLLRSELKTLVERLLTEEAVAINDAERISLVRDIQHEVLGLGPLETLMADPTISDILVNTYNQIYIERKGKLELSDVRFESEEHLLKIIDKIVSGVGRRVDESSPMVDARLPDGSRVNAIIPPLAVDGAILSIRRFAVTPLLMKDFLQYKSLTPEMGEVLEGLVKSKVNILISGGTGTGKTTLLNVLSGYIPSSERIITIEDAAELQLQQPHVVRLEIRPPNIEGKGEVTPRMLVRNSLRMRPDRIIVGEVRGPEVVDMLQAMNTGHEGSMATVHANTPRDALTRLENMIGMAGFNLPTKAMREQISSALTVVIHVSRLSDGKRKVTSIKEITGMESEIITMQDIFVYEQTGVAEDGKVLGHFKATGIRPRFVERLRIHGVHVSDDLFDPMRLYE, encoded by the coding sequence ATGTCATTACGTGATCGATTAGAAGATGTAAAAAAAGATGCGGTGCAAGAACTGCAGAGCAACCAAACTGATGTTGTGATGGGTAATAAAGTGTACCAAGAGTTAAGGTCGCGCATTCACCGTAAACTGCTTGATAGAGTTGACCTAGCCATGATGGAGAATATGGCACCAGTACTATTGCGGTCTGAGCTTAAAACGTTGGTAGAGCGTCTTCTTACTGAAGAAGCTGTCGCGATTAATGATGCAGAGCGTATTAGCTTAGTGCGTGATATTCAGCATGAGGTGCTAGGTCTAGGGCCACTGGAAACGTTAATGGCAGATCCAACAATTTCAGACATATTGGTCAACACCTACAATCAGATTTACATTGAGCGTAAAGGTAAGTTGGAGCTCAGTGATGTGCGATTTGAAAGTGAAGAGCATTTGCTAAAAATTATCGATAAGATTGTGTCTGGTGTGGGGCGACGTGTGGATGAATCTAGCCCAATGGTGGATGCGCGCTTACCTGACGGCTCTCGTGTGAATGCGATTATTCCACCACTGGCTGTTGATGGCGCTATTTTGTCGATTCGTCGTTTTGCGGTGACACCATTGCTGATGAAAGATTTTTTGCAATATAAAAGCTTAACGCCAGAAATGGGAGAAGTGCTTGAAGGCTTGGTGAAATCCAAAGTCAATATATTGATATCTGGTGGTACTGGTACAGGTAAAACAACTTTGCTCAATGTGTTGTCTGGGTATATTCCATCCAGTGAACGCATTATTACCATTGAAGATGCTGCTGAGTTACAACTACAACAGCCACATGTTGTGCGCTTAGAAATACGCCCACCTAATATTGAAGGTAAAGGAGAAGTCACGCCGCGTATGTTAGTGAGAAACAGTTTGCGGATGCGTCCTGACCGCATCATCGTCGGTGAGGTGAGGGGGCCTGAAGTGGTCGATATGTTGCAGGCAATGAACACAGGGCATGAAGGCTCTATGGCTACTGTGCATGCCAATACACCACGCGATGCTTTGACTCGTTTAGAAAATATGATTGGCATGGCAGGGTTTAATTTGCCTACTAAAGCCATGCGAGAGCAAATTAGCTCGGCATTGACCGTCGTAATTCATGTTTCTCGTTTAAGTGATGGTAAACGTAAAGTAACCAGCATTAAAGAAATCACGGGGATGGAAAGTGAGATTATCACGATGCAAGACATTTTTGTATACGAGCAAACTGGCGTGGCAGAGGATGGCAAAGTGCTAGGACACTTCAAAGCAACAGGTATACGGCCAAGATTTGTTGAGCGCTTGCGTATACATGGCGTGCATGTATCAGACGACTTGTTTGACCCGATGCGATTGTATGAGTAG
- a CDS encoding type II secretion system F family protein → MDYLYYLFAVLAFLAVVLFLEGAYLAWNAYKGPEAKRIEKRLQAMTISNTHESSLVKQRLLAQAPGMQRLLLQIPRIHQLDKVILQSGLNCSVARFIALCLLMAAGGFVVTLLLGLSFTAAIVVTVFATCVPLFYLLNAKQKRIHTIEQQLPSALDLMGRAMTAGHAFPSALQMVSSEMPEPIASEFRIVFDEINYGIPTPEALMNLAERVPSTDLSYFVIAVLIQRETGGNLAELLANISELIRARLKLLGTVRVLSAEGRLSAWILTILPFVLGAILQLMNPKFLSILWTDPKGVKMVVMALILMVLGIFAMWRIIKIRV, encoded by the coding sequence ATGGACTATCTCTATTATCTATTTGCGGTACTAGCGTTTCTCGCAGTAGTGCTTTTTTTAGAAGGCGCGTACTTGGCATGGAATGCTTACAAAGGCCCTGAAGCAAAAAGAATCGAAAAACGCTTACAGGCAATGACGATTAGTAATACCCACGAAAGTAGTTTGGTTAAGCAAAGGTTACTTGCACAAGCACCAGGCATGCAAAGATTGTTATTGCAGATTCCTCGTATCCATCAATTAGATAAAGTCATTTTACAATCAGGGCTCAATTGTAGCGTGGCAAGATTCATTGCGCTTTGTCTACTCATGGCTGCTGGTGGTTTTGTGGTAACGCTACTGCTGGGTTTAAGTTTTACCGCAGCCATTGTTGTGACAGTGTTTGCAACATGTGTTCCTTTGTTTTATTTGTTAAATGCTAAGCAAAAGCGTATTCATACGATAGAGCAGCAATTGCCCAGTGCCTTAGATTTAATGGGTCGTGCAATGACAGCTGGGCACGCTTTCCCTAGTGCCTTGCAGATGGTGAGTAGTGAAATGCCAGAGCCAATTGCTTCTGAATTTAGAATAGTTTTTGATGAAATCAACTACGGGATTCCAACGCCTGAAGCCTTGATGAACCTTGCGGAACGTGTACCAAGCACTGATTTAAGTTACTTCGTGATTGCAGTGCTGATTCAGCGTGAAACTGGCGGTAATTTGGCTGAGCTATTAGCCAATATTAGCGAGTTGATTCGGGCGCGTTTGAAATTGCTAGGGACGGTACGTGTTCTGTCAGCGGAGGGACGTTTATCAGCTTGGATTTTAACAATATTGCCATTTGTCTTGGGGGCTATCCTACAACTCATGAACCCTAAGTTCTTGAGCATACTGTGGACAGATCCAAAGGGCGTGAAAATGGTAGTGATGGCACTGATATTGATGGTGCTTGGTATTTTTGCCATGTGGCGCATTATCAAAATCAGGGTCTGA
- a CDS encoding type II secretion system F family protein, with protein MNTIQIIYLVLIFITAFVIAMVIFGQFNSRPVDARLQILKGDSPHLSEATDEPVWLSHIVKLTGPIAKLSLPKEGWETSQLRVRFMNAGLRSAGTPILFFAAKTLLTIALPALFVLYTVIAGMIVSPNNFMMMLILLAAIGYIIPNVVLARRIAYRKREIFESFPDALDLIIVCVEAGLGLDAALARVGEEMHVRSPILGEELHLINLELRAGSSRERALRNLALRTGVEDIDTLVAMLVQSDRFGTNVADSLRVHAETLRTKRRLLAEEAAAKIAVKLLFPLIFFIFPSMLLVLLGPAFISIHNILLPTLAGQ; from the coding sequence ATGAACACAATTCAAATAATTTATCTGGTTCTTATTTTTATCACGGCATTTGTCATTGCAATGGTTATCTTTGGGCAGTTCAACTCGCGCCCTGTAGATGCCAGATTGCAAATATTAAAAGGAGATTCTCCACACTTATCAGAAGCGACAGATGAGCCTGTTTGGTTAAGCCATATTGTTAAGTTAACAGGCCCAATTGCCAAACTCTCATTACCTAAAGAAGGATGGGAGACATCGCAGTTACGTGTTCGGTTTATGAATGCTGGGCTACGTAGTGCAGGCACACCAATCTTATTCTTTGCTGCTAAAACGTTACTCACCATTGCATTACCCGCTTTGTTTGTGTTGTATACGGTGATTGCAGGAATGATTGTGAGCCCCAATAACTTCATGATGATGTTGATACTGTTGGCGGCAATTGGTTACATTATTCCTAATGTCGTTTTAGCAAGACGTATCGCGTATCGCAAACGTGAAATATTTGAAAGCTTTCCAGATGCGTTAGATTTAATCATTGTTTGTGTTGAGGCAGGTTTAGGGTTAGATGCAGCACTTGCTAGAGTGGGTGAAGAAATGCACGTAAGAAGCCCAATTCTAGGGGAGGAGCTGCACTTAATTAACCTAGAGTTGCGCGCAGGTAGCTCACGTGAAAGGGCATTACGCAATTTAGCATTACGTACAGGGGTTGAAGATATTGATACGCTCGTGGCCATGCTGGTGCAATCAGATCGGTTTGGTACCAATGTGGCAGATTCATTAAGAGTACATGCTGAAACTTTACGCACTAAACGCCGTTTGCTAGCAGAAGAAGCTGCGGCAAAAATTGCAGTTAAGTTATTGTTTCCACTTATTTTCTTTATTTTCCCGTCGATGCTGTTGGTCTTGTTAGGGCCAGCCTTTATCAGTATCCACAACATTTTGTTGCCGACACTGGCGGGGCAATAG